The sequence below is a genomic window from Silene latifolia isolate original U9 population chromosome 7, ASM4854445v1, whole genome shotgun sequence.
TAGCCATGGAGGGTGCTTAGAACTGCCTTGATAAGCACCAATCTACCAGCATAAGAAAGCTTCCTGGATCCCATCCCTCTAATTCTATCCACCACTTTATCAATTAAACATTGACAGTCCTGCACAGAGAGCCTCTTTGGAGACACAGTGACCCCAAGATAAGAGAATGACACTGTCCCTCTTTTCATGCCAGTGATCAATTCAACTTCCCTGAGAGTATGTTCCTCCATTCGGTTACAATAAACACTAGATTTGCTTTTATTCATGGTAAGCCCTGTAGCTTTAGAGAACATAGAAAAAGCATTCATCAGTAGCTCAATAGAACCTCTATCCCCTCTACAAAACAAGattaaatcatcagcaaaacATAAATGAGACAGCTGAATCCTGTTACATAAAGGATGAAATCTAAACAAGTGATGCTTCTGAACCACCAAGAGAATTCTACTCAGATACTCAAGGCAAATGGTAAACAGCAGAGGGGAGAGGGGATCCCCTTGCCTAAGCCCCCTCTTGCCTTTGAAGAATCCAAAAATCTCCCCATTGAGGGAGATAGAATAAGAGGTGGTTGAAATGCACTCTTTCACAATTTTGCAGATATGTATAGGGAACCCCAAAGCATCTAACATGTCCCCAACAAAAGCCAATTCCACTGAATCATAGGCTTTTTGAAGGTCAATCTTCATCATTGCTCTGGGTGAGCAACTCTTCCTCTTATACAGCTTGATTAAATCCTGACAAATTAGAATGTTGCCCACAATGTCTCTCCCTTTAATAAAAGCACCTTGAGACTGGCTTATAATATCTGGCAGCACCTGTCCCATTCTTCCACACAACACTTTAGAGACACACTTATAAACTGTATTGCAGCAGGCAATGAGCCTGAATTGCAACACAGACTCAGGCATAGCAACCTTAGGAATTAATGTGAGAATAGTATTACTGCACTGTTTCAAGAGCTTGCCAGACCTGAACACATTCTGGACAGCATTAATGATATCCCCCCAACTATCTCCCAATTGTCTTTGAAGAACTGGCTACTATAGCCATCTGGGCCAGGAGCCTTGTTCCCAGGAATGGAGAACATGGCCTCCTTTATTTCAGCACCGATGTGAGGCGTCGATGCAAAGACAATGAGCGGGCGTGAGACAGTTACCATGCTGGACAATCTTTCTGTTTATAGGTCTAACTGCTTGGGATGTACCCAGCAGGGATATATAATAGTCCTCAAAAGCATTTTGAATCTTCTCAGGACTACTACACATCAAACCATTCATATCTTTGACTTGGAACACCCTATTTTTAGACCTCCTACTCTTTATACTGGCATGAAAGTAAGCAGAGTTACAGTCACCCATTTGCATCCAATCAACCTTAGCTTTTTGTCTCAAAAATTGATCTCTTGCTTTTTGCAGATTCACCACCTCCAATGCATAAATTTTTTCAGCCTGATTCAACTCCACATTAAGGGGGTCCTTGCTAAGACCTTCTTGACATTGAGCCAAGGCAATCTCAGCAAGGTGGGTGAGGTTTTCAATATCCCCAACTGCTCCCTATTCAATTTTCTAAAACCACCCTTTAAGGCTTTCAATTTCCAAGCCACCTTATACATAGGAGAACCAAAAACCTGTTGATTCCACCCATTTCTCACAACCTCCTTATAGTCAGGTGCAGAGGCCCACATATTATAATATTTGAAAGAATACCCAGTCCTATGCCTCTCCATTTCAAGCCTAATGATGGTAGGGCAATGATCAAAGACACCTTCAGGCAAGAAATGTGAATAACTATCAGGGAAGTCAGCAAGCCACTCATCATTGATGAGGACTCTATCCAATCTGCTGCAAAATTTTGACCCTACTTCATGCTTATTTGTCCAGGTGTAAAAAGCACCCTTTGCACCCAAATCATACAATTGACAATCCTGAGTAACCTAAAGGAGAGGTCTCATCTCAGCATTAGTGACAGGAGCCCCTCCAACTCGTTCATTAGCAGCCAAAATAGCATTAAAATCACCTCCCACCATCCAAGGCCCTGTAAGTCTTGCAGAATATGAACGAAGACTAGCCCATAAAGGCTCCCTTTCAGCAAGCTTGTTCAATCCATACACAACAGTAAACCAAAATCTGTTCCTTCTGGCCTTATCAAAAACTTCTGAGTGAATACACTGAACTTGGATGTCAAGTACAGTAACATCATACAGACTAGGATCCCAAAGTAACCAAATTCTACCCCCACGATGCAGGCTAGAATTAGTACAAATTGACCAAGTATCACATAGTACATTCCTTACATTATTCCCattatttgcttttatttttgtttcaaaCAAACCACATAAACCTACATTATTCCTACCTAACAAGCGTTTTATTTCTTGTTGCTTATTAGGCTTATTCATGCCCCTTACATTCCAGAGACCAATACTACCCATATTGAGCATTACTCTTACTAGTCTCCCCTTTTTCCACAACACGATTCTCCATAATTCCCAACCTAGTTTTCTGAATAGATTGAGTTAAGGACTCCATAAACGATAGACCACCAGGAGTAAAAGTTTTCTTTTCCCCTGTACCATGCTTGAGCAACCTAGTAAGCAATCTTCTGGGCATAGTGCTCTCCACTACTGGAGTATTAGAAACAATCACAGGTGTTTTGATTGTCAGAACACTCACAGGTGTGGAGGGAACAACAGGTTGCCTAGGTTTCTGACTACTTTTGGTGGAGCTTGAACTTCTTTGCACGAGGCTTGTTAACCATCTTCCTAGGTTTCTAGACCTTTTGTGTCACAGGTTTTGCCCCATCTTTCCTCGATTTGACGAGATGACCCAACCCCTTACATTTGGAGCATGACAAAGGTAACCAATCATACTGCACTCTTGCTTTCTGGTTTTTTCCATTCTCATCCAGAAACAAGATCTGATCAGGAAATTGTTGTCTAATCTCAACCTCAATCATGACCctggcaaaccctagaaaatttttGTGCAGCGTATTCTCATCACAGCGAATGAACCTACCCACTACACTACTCAATTTTTTCAGGCTTGTCAGACCCCAAAACTTCACATCCAGATCATACAGTTTCATCCAAATTGGGATACATTTAACATCATGCTTACCCAACTCCGTATCAGGTTTCCACTCATTAACAATGACAGGTTTATTGTCAAAGAGTAGATGACCATTATTAAGGACAAATTGTTGCTGTTCTTTCATTTTAAATCGGACCAAAAAGATCTCATTCGACATAAACGAGATCTTATCAATCCCCTGAGCCTACCAAACCCTCTTAACAAAACCAGTAAGGACAGAACTAGGAGGGTTTGCACCCAGAACGTAACAAAAAGACAGAGGAGGACCAAAACTTAAGCTCACCATCCACATCTTCACGCGTAAGCTGAATTGTAGGCTTGGTAACCACCGGAGTAGCCCTAATCTGCTCATGTTCCTCCTGGTTCAGTTCCTCATGGTCAGGTTCCTCCTCTTCCAGGATAGACTCCAAGTCTCCATCAAACTCCTGCGAAGAGAATTCCAACTGACGATGATGCGACTTGCCTTTAATCTTTGTTTGATCACTAGATTGTCCattattttgattatttttggtgtttttttgCTTAGAAACGACGCTAATCTGAGgatttttgtttgttttcctgGTACGAGCCATTGCTTGCGTAGAAAGAAAGCACCGCATAATTAGAGAGGAATTTCTCTCTCTAGATTCTCTCTCATCCTCTCTCACGCTAAACCATttttatgcaatttttattttatcttttatgAAGTTTGCCTTGTATGAAATGGAATTTTTTGAATAATGGAAGTTATTTAGCAAACTAATTAGGGATTTACCATCAATTTCAAACTATTTTGGcccaatgggtccacgtcatcacttttattttatttccagTTTTTATGTGAAGCCACTAATTTAAGGTCCCTACCGGCTTGTATCCCTACCATTTTGTAGTACCTACTGCAAGTTTTAGAAAAATACCGAACATGTGAAGCCGCCAAGGTCCCTAGCGGCTCTACATTTTGTCATCTTTCAAATATACTTTAAGCCAGCAACTCTTCAACTTTAGTAGAATAGATTTGTTATTGTGTTTAACGCTAAGATTCTTAGCGGATTTCATGCCAACAAAAAGAATTTGCAGTTGGTACTACAAAAATGGTATGGATACAAGTTGATATAGATCTTAGCGGCTTCACATAAAAActcgaaaataaaataaaagtgataacgTGGACCCATTAGGCCAAAATAGTTTGAAATAGAACCTAAATCCCTAATTAGTTTGCTAAATAaccaccattatccaaaaaatTCTATTAAATGACCTCTAGAAGAGTCATCCAACTACCTAATCCCGCATGAGTGACCCTTACCAATCATGTCAATTACGGGATGCCGAGGAGGACCGGGGAGTTGGTGAAAGTTAATGGCCATTAGATAACTAAGAATTACACCAATGAGGGACAAGAATGGGATTATGGGGATAGTGAGTGCTCCGACCCAGAGGAAAGCAGTGAGG
It includes:
- the LOC141589794 gene encoding uncharacterized protein LOC141589794 — protein: MKEQQQFVLNNGHLLFDNKPVIVNEWKPDTELGKHDVKCIPIWMKLYDLDVKFWGLTSLKKLSSVVGRFIRCDENTLHKNFLGFARVMIEVEIRQQFPDQILFLDENGKNQKARVQYDWLPLSCSKLVESTMPRRLLTRLLKHGTGEKKTFTPGGLSFMESLTQSIQKTRLGIMENRVVEKGETSKSNAQYGLHRGGRIWLLWDPSLYDVTVLDIQVQCIHSEVFDKARRNRFWFTVVYGLNKLAEREPLWASLRSYSARLTGPWMVTQDCQLYDLGAKGAFYTWTNKHEVGSKFCSRLDRVLINDEWLADFPDSYSHFLPEGVFDHCPTIIRLEMERHRTGYSFKYYNMWASAPDYKEVVRNGWNQQGAVGDIENLTHLAEIALAQCQEGLSKDPLNVELNQAEKIYALEVVNLQKARDQFLRQKAKVDWMQMGDCNSAYFHASIKSRRSKNRVFQVKDMNGLMCSSPEKIQNAFEDYYISLLGTSQAVRPINRKIVQHVYKCVSKVLCGRMGQVLPDIISQSQGAFIKGRDIVGNILICQDLIKLYKRKSCSPRAMMKIDLQKAYDSVELAFVGDMLDALGFPIHICKIVKECISTTSYSISLNGEIFGFFKGKRGLRQGDPLSPLLFTICLEYLSRILLVVQKHHLFRFHPLCNRIQLSHLCFADDLILFCRGDRGSIELLMNAFSMFSKATGLTMNKSKSSVYCNRMEEHTLREVELITGMKRGTVSFSYLGVTVSPKRLSVQDCQCLIDKVVDRIRGMGSRKLSYAGRLVLIKAVLSTLHGYWSRIFILPKMVISKIEAICRRYLWHGADQKESPALGSWANICQPRKQGGLGLKDFHVWNLATVGNWAWRKICQVKQLLKPYLSNLSSGEHYTITAGYQWLKPAVGQVSWYPWMLNQWLIPKQQFICWLLAQRSLLTQDRLLRMGIIQSNSCFLCGLQEESVNHLFFECPFSRQCRDLVSDWCKVSLPLQNCINWWTELRQEAACRKKVIAVILSGLLYHVWQCRNRCRVEESVVRPCVVLASVQSDVKMRLGQCDIQSKNTLALEWVEYLKA